The following coding sequences lie in one Methanopyrus sp. SNP6 genomic window:
- a CDS encoding phosphoglycerate kinase, translating to MYEDISTMDDFEFENKWVLLRIDINSTVINGKIKDDERIRRHLRTIKELTEHDARVAILAHQGRPGEDDFTTLEPHAEIMSEELDNFEYVPDVFGPTAKKKIRSLEPGEVILLENVRFYSEERINRDPEWHARRHLVRNLAPLFDIFVNDAFAAAHRSNASLVGFTRRLPSCVGRVMEREIEVLETMVREEMEDGVFVIGGSKIEDSIKVIRRAIEMDNVRRVLLGGLVGNLFLWASGVDLGKPSRKFLDMKGYTGYLDEARELLEEGDDVILVPEDVALNRGGEREEIDVGELPADAPVFDIGNGTIERYCKEVERAGMVVANGPMGVYEEPGFEKGTYELLNAIADSDAFSVIGGGHIIAAAKACGAYYHIDHVSTGGGAMLRMLAGERLPAIDAILTCPFSGC from the coding sequence ATGTACGAAGATATATCTACTATGGACGATTTCGAGTTTGAAAATAAGTGGGTTCTGTTACGAATTGATATAAATTCTACGGTTATTAATGGTAAAATTAAGGATGATGAACGTATTAGAAGACATCTCAGGACGATCAAGGAGTTGACGGAACACGACGCTCGAGTGGCCATTCTGGCACACCAAGGAAGACCGGGTGAGGACGACTTCACGACACTGGAACCACACGCGGAAATCATGTCCGAAGAACTCGACAACTTCGAGTACGTGCCCGACGTGTTTGGGCCCACCGCGAAGAAGAAGATTCGGTCGTTGGAGCCCGGTGAGGTTATCTTGCTGGAAAACGTGAGGTTCTATTCCGAGGAACGTATCAACCGGGACCCGGAGTGGCACGCACGCCGACATTTGGTGCGGAACCTGGCTCCGCTGTTCGACATTTTCGTGAACGACGCCTTCGCCGCGGCCCATCGCTCGAATGCTTCACTGGTCGGGTTCACTCGAAGACTCCCGTCTTGCGTCGGCCGTGTGATGGAACGGGAGATCGAAGTCCTCGAAACCATGGTCAGAGAGGAGATGGAAGATGGCGTCTTCGTGATCGGTGGATCCAAGATCGAGGACTCTATCAAGGTCATACGCCGAGCCATCGAGATGGACAACGTACGTCGCGTGTTACTTGGAGGTCTCGTAGGCAACCTCTTCCTTTGGGCTTCCGGAGTGGATCTAGGGAAGCCGTCACGGAAGTTCCTGGATATGAAGGGTTACACTGGTTATTTGGACGAAGCACGGGAGCTCCTCGAGGAAGGTGACGACGTGATCCTCGTACCAGAAGACGTGGCTCTTAACCGCGGTGGGGAACGCGAGGAGATAGACGTAGGTGAACTACCGGCGGACGCTCCCGTGTTCGACATCGGTAACGGAACGATCGAACGGTATTGCAAGGAAGTCGAAAGAGCGGGTATGGTGGTCGCTAACGGGCCGATGGGCGTGTACGAGGAACCCGGATTCGAAAAGGGAACGTACGAGCTCCTTAACGCCATCGCCGATTCGGACGCTTTCTCCGTGATCGGAGGAGGCCACATAATTGCGGCGGCGAAGGCCTGTGGTGCCTACTACCACATAGATCACGTCAGCACGGGTGGCGGAGCGATGCTCAGAATGCTCGCCGGGGAGCGACTACCGGCCATAGATGCCATCCTCACCTGCCCGTTCTCGGGGTGCTGA
- the carB gene encoding carbamoyl-phosphate synthase large subunit: MPDKILVIGAGPNRIGQGIEFDYCTVHAVWAIQEEGYKAIIVNNNPETVSTDYDTSDKLYFEPITLEDVLNVIEKERPVGVLTQFGGQTSVNLTVPLAERGVRVLGTDPDDVDRLEDRDRFSKLLKKLGIPQPESGTANDPEEAVEIAEDIGYPVLVRPSYVIGGRAMEIVYDEEDLRRYIEEAAKVSPEHPILIDRFIEGGIECEIDGARDEAGNVLIPGIMEHIEEAGVHSGDSACVVPPQTLPEHAQETILEYAEDISEEANVIGLINIQFVYDPEEDEVYVIEANPRASRTVPFISKAVGVPLAKIGTKAILGYEIPEILDEMGIEPPDGDPGIVAVKEAVFSFEKWPGVDPVLGPEMKATGEVMGIDKTFGAAYWKAQLAAGHELPLEGTAVISVADRDKPDIVSIARKLHRLGFDLLATRGTASHLREHGIECEVVRKVSEGSPNIVDLIREGEIDLIINTPTKGKDARRDGYAIRRAAVKFKVPYITTIAAAKATVEAIELVKEEGITVNCLQDIHKGDWTPCEMKPEELTRYGG, from the coding sequence ATGCCCGATAAAATCCTCGTGATAGGCGCGGGGCCCAACCGCATCGGGCAGGGTATCGAATTCGACTATTGCACAGTTCACGCCGTGTGGGCGATCCAGGAAGAGGGCTACAAGGCGATCATAGTGAACAACAACCCGGAAACGGTTTCCACGGACTACGATACCTCTGACAAACTGTACTTCGAGCCGATAACACTCGAAGACGTGTTGAACGTCATCGAAAAGGAACGACCCGTCGGCGTACTGACGCAGTTCGGGGGACAAACTTCTGTCAACCTAACCGTGCCACTCGCGGAACGTGGTGTCCGTGTTCTCGGCACCGATCCCGACGACGTCGACCGACTCGAGGATCGGGACAGGTTCTCGAAGCTCCTGAAGAAGCTCGGTATCCCGCAGCCCGAGAGCGGAACCGCCAACGACCCAGAAGAAGCCGTTGAGATAGCGGAAGACATCGGTTATCCGGTCCTTGTGCGCCCATCGTACGTGATAGGTGGCCGAGCCATGGAGATAGTGTACGATGAGGAGGACCTCCGTAGGTACATCGAGGAGGCCGCCAAGGTATCCCCAGAGCACCCGATCTTGATAGATCGGTTCATCGAGGGTGGCATAGAGTGTGAGATCGACGGTGCACGGGATGAGGCTGGGAACGTGCTCATCCCCGGGATCATGGAGCACATTGAGGAGGCTGGTGTGCACTCCGGTGACTCCGCCTGTGTCGTACCACCACAGACGCTCCCGGAGCACGCGCAGGAAACCATCCTCGAGTACGCTGAGGACATCTCCGAGGAAGCTAACGTGATAGGGCTTATTAACATCCAGTTCGTCTACGATCCTGAAGAGGACGAGGTTTACGTTATCGAAGCCAACCCGCGCGCCAGTCGAACGGTGCCTTTCATCAGCAAGGCTGTTGGGGTACCGCTCGCCAAAATCGGAACCAAAGCCATCCTCGGATATGAGATCCCTGAGATCTTGGACGAGATGGGAATAGAGCCTCCGGACGGTGATCCCGGAATTGTAGCCGTCAAAGAGGCCGTATTCTCCTTCGAGAAGTGGCCAGGAGTGGATCCTGTGTTGGGTCCCGAGATGAAGGCTACGGGGGAGGTTATGGGGATCGACAAGACGTTCGGTGCCGCCTACTGGAAGGCTCAACTAGCGGCAGGACACGAGCTTCCTCTCGAAGGTACTGCAGTCATATCGGTTGCCGACCGGGACAAGCCCGACATCGTCTCGATCGCTCGAAAGCTCCATCGGTTAGGGTTCGATCTGCTCGCGACTCGTGGTACCGCATCGCACCTGCGCGAGCACGGGATCGAGTGCGAAGTGGTGAGGAAAGTATCGGAAGGTAGTCCAAACATAGTCGATCTCATCCGCGAAGGTGAAATCGACCTGATTATCAACACCCCGACGAAAGGGAAGGACGCTCGCCGCGATGGGTACGCCATCCGTCGGGCGGCTGTGAAGTTCAAGGTTCCATACATCACTACGATCGCGGCAGCAAAGGCGACTGTTGAGGCGATAGAACTGGTGAAAGAGGAGGGAATCACCGTCAACTGCCTTCAGGACATCCACAAGGGTGATTGGACACCTTGCGAGATGAAACCCGAAGAGTTAACTCGCTATGGAGGATGA
- a CDS encoding HVO_0476 family zinc finger protein: MITLDTETTVGDLSESDVEGRIIYAPCKGCSPDEEVPQEVVRATVHRKGPDEKGVPRFVANVLARCESCGTVNPVRLVFYAPKKVKVTISRYEESECKEVEMDPLEEIEVGDVIEVEGERVEITNISTHEEDSVKKAKVKDIVSVWGVSLDIPARIGVSINLPSGYTISEKIEVNRDEEFTVGEIYELDGMLFRVHAIKPEGRPTVKREGKSVKADEIKRIYGRPVRRGTPKKSLESI, translated from the coding sequence ATGATCACCCTGGATACTGAAACTACAGTAGGGGACCTGTCTGAGTCGGACGTGGAAGGCAGGATAATATACGCGCCCTGCAAAGGCTGCTCTCCCGACGAAGAAGTCCCACAAGAGGTTGTCCGCGCTACGGTACACAGGAAAGGACCCGACGAGAAAGGTGTTCCGAGGTTCGTAGCGAACGTCCTCGCTCGGTGTGAGAGCTGCGGTACCGTGAATCCCGTAAGGTTAGTGTTCTACGCTCCCAAGAAGGTTAAAGTCACTATCAGCAGGTACGAGGAGTCGGAGTGTAAAGAAGTAGAGATGGACCCGTTAGAGGAGATTGAAGTTGGTGATGTGATCGAGGTGGAGGGGGAAAGGGTGGAAATCACAAATATATCTACACACGAAGAGGACAGCGTGAAGAAAGCCAAGGTCAAGGACATCGTATCGGTCTGGGGAGTATCACTGGACATCCCGGCCCGAATTGGAGTTTCAATCAATCTCCCATCAGGATACACAATTTCTGAGAAAATTGAGGTTAATAGGGATGAGGAGTTTACGGTTGGAGAGATATACGAACTCGATGGGATGCTGTTCAGGGTACATGCGATAAAACCTGAGGGTCGCCCTACAGTAAAACGTGAGGGTAAGTCGGTCAAAGCTGATGAGATAAAAAGAATATACGGAAGACCTGTCAGGAGAGGAACGCCTAAGAAGTCATTAGAATCCATATAA
- a CDS encoding RecB-family nuclease: protein MVVVVYHRPFSHFRVNHVALIAGNLGAKLLVYSEPKSRAALDGITQVLEHPEERRRVPVMVVDDLDDALEVVNGRVALLDPPADGGIKKLKPSDVLLTVPVELLEEVDIDPDLTVGVDAPVGELAALAVVLYELGGT from the coding sequence GTGGTCGTCGTGGTATACCACCGCCCCTTCAGTCACTTCCGCGTCAACCACGTGGCCCTTATCGCGGGCAACCTCGGAGCGAAGCTCCTCGTTTACTCGGAACCGAAGTCACGCGCAGCCCTGGACGGTATCACACAAGTGCTGGAACACCCCGAGGAGAGAAGACGCGTTCCGGTGATGGTGGTCGACGACTTGGACGATGCCCTGGAAGTTGTTAACGGCCGGGTAGCGCTGCTGGATCCCCCGGCAGATGGAGGGATCAAGAAATTAAAGCCGTCAGACGTGCTGCTCACAGTCCCAGTGGAGCTACTCGAAGAGGTCGATATAGATCCCGATCTCACCGTCGGTGTCGACGCTCCCGTCGGAGAGCTGGCTGCGTTGGCTGTCGTATTGTACGAGTTGGGGGGAACTTGA
- a CDS encoding 50S ribosomal protein L21e, whose translation MVRRSKGFRSRTRKKLRKKPRERGLSPLGPMMQEFEKGQKVHIVIDPSVHKGMPHPRYHGRTGVVVGRQGRAYIVKIRDGGKEKKLIVYPEHLKPQKQPELRR comes from the coding sequence TTGGTGAGGAGGTCCAAAGGTTTCCGGAGTCGTACACGGAAAAAACTCCGAAAGAAGCCCAGAGAGCGCGGTCTTTCCCCGTTGGGTCCGATGATGCAAGAGTTCGAGAAGGGTCAGAAAGTACACATCGTAATCGATCCCAGCGTCCACAAAGGTATGCCCCATCCGAGGTACCACGGGAGAACTGGAGTGGTCGTGGGACGCCAAGGCCGAGCTTACATCGTGAAGATCAGGGATGGAGGGAAGGAGAAGAAACTAATCGTGTACCCCGAGCATTTGAAGCCCCAGAAGCAGCCCGAGCTCCGACGATAG
- a CDS encoding DUF655 domain-containing protein yields the protein MVEILYKQPKGKRPYEEYALILDFLPYGRAEEPPHKRQPVAQAVGKDFFVLLELAPKEGAFLELHEEVYVGRGKRDKIHHVNRRLRYDELTATAREELPHAVEKIIEDNEKDFVRFFNEARPITPRLHQLELLPGIGRKTLERILEEREKEPFESLDDIKERVKGLRMHPKDMIKERVLVELKGETRDKYRLFVPEFRGGGRRR from the coding sequence ATGGTGGAGATACTGTACAAGCAGCCGAAGGGGAAACGGCCCTATGAAGAGTATGCGCTGATACTGGACTTCTTACCGTACGGCAGGGCGGAGGAGCCACCTCATAAGCGACAGCCCGTGGCGCAGGCGGTGGGGAAAGACTTCTTCGTGCTCCTAGAGCTAGCTCCCAAAGAAGGGGCATTCCTGGAGCTTCATGAAGAGGTGTACGTAGGCCGTGGTAAGCGTGACAAGATTCACCACGTGAACCGACGACTACGGTACGATGAGCTCACCGCGACGGCCCGTGAGGAACTCCCCCACGCCGTCGAGAAGATCATCGAGGATAACGAAAAGGACTTCGTCAGGTTCTTCAACGAGGCTAGGCCTATCACCCCGAGGTTGCACCAGCTCGAGCTTCTTCCTGGGATAGGCCGGAAAACGCTCGAGCGTATCTTGGAGGAACGTGAGAAGGAACCTTTCGAGTCCTTGGATGATATCAAGGAGAGAGTTAAGGGCCTCCGAATGCACCCCAAAGACATGATCAAAGAGCGCGTTCTGGTGGAGCTCAAAGGAGAGACCCGGGACAAGTACAGGCTGTTCGTGCCGGAGTTCCGGGGTGGCGGGAGGCGACGGTGA
- the rpiA gene encoding ribose 5-phosphate isomerase A, which translates to MSGKRDAARKAAEEVCRRGFEVIGVGAGTTIEAFLEELVKRGADVLVFTTIPGTIDACRRIGLNVTTIPPEELPVAIDGADAVDPDGNLLKGGGACHSLEKAIDYTADEFWVVVDESKIVENLWELPVPVEVLRDCYELTVRALEKFGEVRPRTCDGKYGPVVSDSGNPIVDLHVDDWDPAKLERELNSVPGVVECGVFPGDKVDRIIVGRS; encoded by the coding sequence TTGAGCGGCAAACGGGATGCGGCCAGGAAAGCCGCAGAAGAAGTCTGCCGACGCGGGTTCGAGGTGATCGGGGTCGGTGCCGGCACCACAATCGAGGCTTTCCTCGAAGAGCTGGTGAAGAGAGGAGCCGACGTACTGGTGTTCACCACGATACCCGGGACGATCGATGCTTGTCGCCGCATCGGACTGAACGTGACTACAATACCGCCCGAAGAGCTCCCAGTCGCTATCGACGGGGCTGACGCCGTGGATCCCGATGGTAACCTGCTGAAAGGAGGAGGGGCCTGCCACTCGTTGGAGAAGGCGATAGATTACACCGCTGACGAATTCTGGGTCGTCGTGGACGAGTCGAAGATAGTCGAGAACCTCTGGGAGCTTCCGGTACCCGTGGAGGTACTTCGCGATTGCTACGAGTTAACAGTTCGGGCGCTGGAGAAGTTCGGTGAGGTCAGACCGAGAACGTGTGATGGAAAATACGGGCCCGTGGTTTCGGACTCGGGCAACCCCATCGTCGACCTGCACGTGGATGACTGGGATCCCGCCAAGCTAGAACGCGAGTTGAACTCCGTCCCCGGCGTAGTTGAATGCGGCGTATTCCCCGGGGACAAGGTAGATAGGATCATCGTCGGGAGGTCGTAG
- the tpiA gene encoding triose-phosphate isomerase has translation MLRVPSVIVNFKAYSEAIGENALRLARVAAEVSEETGVEVGICPPHVDLRDVVREVGGEVTVLAQAVDAAEPGGRTGHVTPEMVVEAGADGTLLNHSERRMLLEDLKDVCRACMNEGLITIVCASDALAARAAGALSPHAVAVEPPELIGTGTPVSKADPEVVERSVEVVKEVSEETAVLCGAGITDRSDVRAALELGADGVLVASGVVLADDPKEALLDLISGLE, from the coding sequence ATGTTGCGTGTACCTTCCGTTATCGTGAATTTCAAGGCGTACTCGGAGGCGATCGGTGAGAACGCACTACGACTGGCTCGAGTAGCCGCTGAAGTGTCGGAAGAAACCGGAGTCGAGGTCGGGATCTGTCCTCCTCACGTCGACTTGCGCGACGTGGTTAGGGAGGTGGGCGGTGAAGTCACAGTCCTAGCGCAGGCGGTTGACGCAGCTGAGCCCGGCGGGAGGACTGGGCATGTAACTCCCGAGATGGTGGTTGAAGCAGGCGCCGATGGGACGCTTCTGAACCATTCAGAACGTCGGATGCTGCTGGAGGATCTTAAGGACGTCTGCCGCGCGTGCATGAACGAGGGTCTCATCACGATCGTCTGTGCGAGCGACGCGCTCGCTGCCCGTGCGGCTGGGGCTCTCTCGCCCCACGCGGTGGCCGTGGAACCGCCGGAGCTCATCGGTACTGGGACCCCGGTGTCGAAGGCTGACCCCGAAGTAGTTGAACGATCGGTCGAGGTCGTAAAGGAGGTCTCGGAGGAGACGGCCGTATTGTGCGGGGCCGGGATCACTGACAGATCCGATGTGCGTGCCGCCCTGGAATTGGGTGCTGATGGCGTCTTGGTAGCTTCTGGAGTAGTGTTAGCGGACGACCCTAAGGAGGCGCTATTAGACCTCATCTCCGGCTTAGAGTAG
- a CDS encoding DUF371 domain-containing protein, which translates to MEVTFEARGHENVTGRHRSTFEVTKDPEIGTTADCIIGVRADMACADLPENFKLMLRRGARVEVILRAGGTEDRVIGVGHPKMTLQDGRSMVFRTSDYVDDRTVLIKCDKAARDLSRDLVRALKDPRTVLTVEMRVLDVR; encoded by the coding sequence ATGGAGGTCACCTTCGAGGCCCGAGGTCACGAGAACGTGACCGGACGTCATCGGAGTACGTTCGAAGTCACGAAAGACCCAGAGATCGGGACAACGGCTGACTGCATAATAGGTGTTCGCGCCGATATGGCCTGCGCCGACCTGCCGGAAAATTTCAAGCTGATGTTGCGGCGGGGAGCGAGAGTAGAAGTAATTCTGCGAGCCGGCGGTACGGAGGACAGGGTAATCGGCGTCGGACACCCGAAAATGACCCTACAAGACGGTAGGAGTATGGTGTTCCGGACGAGCGACTACGTCGACGATCGCACCGTGTTGATAAAATGCGACAAAGCGGCGAGGGACCTGAGTCGTGATTTGGTTCGGGCACTTAAGGACCCGAGGACCGTCCTGACTGTAGAGATGCGGGTACTCGATGTTCGTTAA
- a CDS encoding ABC transporter permease, protein MITIKVAIRNIARRSVRSLLTILGVAIGVAAVVGVSAIAKGLQHDVKVAISGSASLIVKSKAAPDPLSSVLDESVEDEVRKIPGVKRTVAVWFNNRMITVGKQRQPILIAAVENGDYEFVMGSKIEPIEGHLPKHGEMAFGSLVWRKLQPKIGEVVDLSGQKLRVSGAFKTSSQLANMCAITTMDSVNRIRGKSISCVFVQTSDPKRVRKEIESRIEGVEAITTSKAVQGMLNNLRTVELAAIALTGIAGVVGALGVANTMLMSVLERKREIGVMKAVGATNRDVMKLFLMESIVLSLSGGIIGCVLGMLGSRLLVHVLSYIKHQTVSVLITPEVLGLGLALALAIGVVSGLYPAWKAARVDPVEALRYE, encoded by the coding sequence TTGATAACAATAAAGGTAGCGATCAGGAACATAGCTCGAAGGAGTGTTCGCTCACTACTCACGATCTTAGGGGTTGCTATCGGAGTTGCTGCCGTAGTGGGCGTCTCAGCGATCGCGAAGGGATTGCAACATGATGTTAAGGTAGCAATCAGCGGATCGGCTTCACTAATAGTGAAATCAAAGGCGGCACCTGATCCACTATCTAGTGTACTTGATGAAAGTGTTGAGGACGAAGTGAGAAAGATACCAGGAGTAAAGCGCACAGTCGCTGTCTGGTTTAACAATAGAATGATTACAGTAGGCAAACAACGTCAGCCTATACTGATCGCAGCGGTGGAAAATGGAGATTATGAATTCGTGATGGGATCCAAAATAGAGCCAATAGAAGGCCACCTCCCTAAACATGGAGAAATGGCCTTTGGAAGCCTCGTGTGGAGAAAATTACAACCTAAGATAGGGGAAGTAGTGGACTTGTCCGGACAAAAGCTGAGGGTGTCTGGAGCGTTCAAAACATCGTCGCAACTCGCTAATATGTGTGCGATTACTACCATGGATAGTGTCAATAGAATTAGAGGGAAGAGTATTAGCTGTGTGTTCGTCCAAACGTCAGACCCGAAGCGAGTGAGGAAAGAGATAGAGTCAAGGATAGAGGGTGTTGAGGCCATCACTACTAGCAAGGCTGTTCAAGGGATGTTGAATAATTTGAGAACAGTTGAACTTGCTGCTATAGCACTCACCGGGATCGCCGGAGTTGTAGGAGCGCTCGGAGTAGCCAACACCATGCTTATGTCAGTGCTTGAGAGAAAACGCGAAATAGGTGTTATGAAAGCCGTAGGAGCGACGAACAGAGACGTGATGAAACTGTTCTTAATGGAGTCGATAGTGTTATCCTTGTCGGGAGGAATCATAGGATGCGTTCTCGGGATGTTAGGATCACGGCTGTTGGTCCACGTCCTGTCGTACATAAAGCATCAGACGGTATCGGTACTCATAACGCCTGAAGTACTGGGGCTCGGACTGGCTCTAGCCCTAGCGATCGGGGTAGTCTCGGGCCTATATCCGGCGTGGAAAGCCGCTAGAGTCGACCCCGTCGAAGCTCTCAGGTACGAGTAG
- a CDS encoding SIS domain-containing protein, producing the protein MDRIRKIMQREAEVIEYAYNNLPEEDVKKALDLVVEKIRNDNGIFIVGMGRTGLIGECFAVRLVQMGARCYVVGHSTERAIKSDDLLIALSVSGNTAFVNYAANVAKDEGADVLAVTMNADSKIAEKADVVVVLPEPEEIILRTFSEMLMLSFLDGFAAQLAEELGVDESDMWERHAKIQ; encoded by the coding sequence TTGGATCGTATACGTAAAATCATGCAGAGGGAGGCTGAAGTAATAGAGTATGCGTATAATAATCTACCCGAAGAAGATGTTAAGAAAGCTTTGGATCTAGTTGTGGAGAAGATACGGAATGACAATGGCATATTCATCGTAGGGATGGGTAGAACTGGGCTCATCGGTGAGTGCTTCGCCGTCAGGCTCGTGCAGATGGGTGCCCGGTGCTACGTGGTCGGTCACAGCACGGAGCGGGCGATAAAATCCGATGATCTCCTCATCGCACTGAGCGTTTCTGGCAACACTGCGTTCGTCAATTACGCGGCGAATGTGGCGAAGGATGAAGGTGCAGATGTGCTTGCAGTAACTATGAATGCGGACTCGAAAATAGCTGAAAAGGCGGATGTTGTAGTCGTCCTTCCGGAACCAGAAGAGATAATTCTTCGCACATTCTCGGAGATGTTAATGTTATCGTTCTTGGACGGATTTGCGGCTCAGCTCGCTGAGGAATTAGGAGTTGATGAATCAGATATGTGGGAACGGCACGCTAAAATACAATAA
- a CDS encoding L-lactate permease, translating into MPSLALVVPLVSISALIVAALRGWGLLRASSISLALYLIASTFTPFTVQVPCVRVVDSALKGVEILAVVLASLTLVEMMREDGVLEDIVHVLKEICQLRGPCLVGLNVVATGAFESVASFGTPATLVGPLLVEAGLSKTTAAAAALVGHAPFGVFAAFGVPILVTSGVLGIDPKKLSLDVALCIAPSLLILPYAVAETADLRVSKALLMTMWIMTTASLLAVWWVTSPSIVGPLLVLGVTSGFFWYLRVTGEETSLEISNDTVKGMAVYGLAVIGIGVAKVLKVEWVQPWMLLWAAVLLYASPRWARMIVALIRVLRKTWEELLSIVLLMVLGTLISYSELPSAIRPYAASPLVTFLMGFVGEMVVGSTTAVMATFASGTPHPEITLAGAACAAAACPYNVAVAAAAVRCHEKQVMRRSLLGSMYLTVPTLVWSTILWAWGAMK; encoded by the coding sequence TTGCCATCGCTCGCACTGGTTGTCCCCCTGGTGTCTATCTCAGCTTTGATCGTGGCCGCACTCCGCGGTTGGGGACTACTCCGAGCGTCCTCCATTTCCTTAGCCCTCTACCTTATAGCTTCAACATTCACTCCGTTCACCGTTCAGGTACCCTGCGTTCGGGTCGTCGATTCCGCGCTAAAAGGTGTTGAGATTCTAGCCGTCGTGTTGGCCAGCCTCACGCTTGTGGAAATGATGCGTGAAGACGGCGTACTGGAGGACATCGTGCACGTTCTGAAGGAGATCTGCCAGCTGCGCGGTCCGTGCCTGGTAGGTCTCAACGTCGTAGCCACCGGTGCCTTCGAGAGCGTGGCCAGTTTCGGAACGCCCGCCACTTTAGTAGGTCCGCTCCTCGTCGAAGCGGGGCTGAGTAAGACGACTGCTGCGGCCGCAGCTCTCGTAGGACACGCTCCGTTCGGAGTGTTTGCTGCCTTCGGTGTGCCGATTCTCGTCACCTCAGGAGTTTTAGGGATCGATCCCAAAAAGTTGAGCCTTGATGTCGCCCTCTGCATCGCGCCGAGCTTGCTGATACTGCCCTATGCTGTGGCGGAGACCGCCGACCTGAGGGTGTCGAAGGCTCTACTGATGACCATGTGGATTATGACTACCGCCTCCTTGCTGGCCGTTTGGTGGGTTACGTCTCCCAGTATCGTAGGTCCGCTCTTGGTTTTGGGCGTAACTTCCGGCTTCTTTTGGTATCTGCGAGTTACAGGTGAGGAGACTAGTCTCGAGATCAGCAACGATACCGTCAAGGGAATGGCGGTCTACGGGCTGGCGGTCATCGGTATAGGGGTGGCCAAGGTCCTGAAGGTGGAGTGGGTGCAACCGTGGATGTTGCTGTGGGCTGCCGTACTGTTGTATGCGAGTCCGCGGTGGGCCCGGATGATCGTAGCACTTATCCGCGTACTCCGTAAGACTTGGGAGGAGCTGCTCTCGATCGTGCTTTTAATGGTCCTTGGAACGTTGATATCCTATTCCGAACTCCCAAGTGCGATCAGACCCTACGCCGCCTCTCCGCTTGTCACTTTCCTGATGGGGTTCGTAGGGGAGATGGTCGTCGGTAGTACTACCGCGGTGATGGCGACTTTCGCGTCTGGGACACCGCACCCGGAGATCACGCTGGCCGGTGCGGCTTGCGCGGCGGCCGCATGTCCTTACAACGTCGCCGTGGCCGCGGCGGCTGTGAGATGTCACGAGAAGCAGGTTATGCGGAGAAGTCTGTTGGGTTCGATGTACTTGACGGTACCGACGTTAGTGTGGAGTACCATTCTGTGGGCCTGGGGCGCGATGAAATGA
- a CDS encoding ABC transporter ATP-binding protein, whose amino-acid sequence MSDYVIRLENVRKVYNSGSTKVEALRGVSLEVKNGEFLMIVGPSGSGKSTLLHIMGALDTPTSGRVEIAGKNMTNLSDEELAEIRNKYVGFVFQQCNLIESLTVLENVMFPMTLAGEEDEKRAKDLLLKVGLKKEHFDKFPSQLSGGEQQRVAIARALANDPEVILADEPTGQLDTKNSQRIMKLLEKLNDSGHTIVMVTHDLSLVRWADRVVLLRDGRIEREMSPEELDAEGS is encoded by the coding sequence ATGTCAGACTACGTAATAAGATTGGAAAACGTTCGGAAAGTTTACAATTCGGGGTCGACAAAGGTAGAAGCGCTTAGAGGAGTGAGTCTCGAAGTAAAAAATGGGGAGTTCCTAATGATAGTCGGACCTTCGGGATCTGGCAAATCAACGCTACTTCATATCATGGGGGCTTTGGATACACCAACGTCAGGTCGCGTTGAAATTGCGGGTAAGAATATGACTAACCTTAGTGATGAAGAGCTTGCTGAAATTAGGAATAAATACGTTGGTTTCGTGTTTCAACAGTGTAATCTAATCGAATCACTTACGGTGTTAGAAAATGTCATGTTTCCCATGACATTGGCCGGAGAGGAGGATGAGAAGAGGGCCAAGGATCTACTGCTGAAAGTAGGACTTAAAAAGGAACACTTCGACAAGTTTCCGAGCCAATTGAGTGGTGGCGAGCAGCAGCGTGTAGCTATTGCTCGAGCTCTGGCGAACGATCCAGAAGTAATCTTAGCCGACGAACCCACCGGGCAGCTCGATACGAAAAACTCCCAGCGCATTATGAAGCTCCTTGAGAAGCTTAATGACTCCGGTCATACTATTGTGATGGTCACTCACGATCTCTCCTTAGTTCGCTGGGCTGATCGGGTGGTTTTGCTTCGAGACGGTAGGATAGAGAGGGAAATGAGTCCCGAAGAACTCGACGCCGAGGGGTCTTAG